In Microbacterium laevaniformans, a single window of DNA contains:
- a CDS encoding DEAD/DEAH box helicase codes for MTTFAELGIDPDIVEALASKGIVDAFPIQEQTIPLGLPGQDIIGQAKTGTGKTFGFGIPVVQRLGLDPAPGVKALIVVPTRELAVQVYEDMDMLTQNRSTSVVAIYGGKAYEGQIDQLKAGAQIVVGTPGRLIDLNNQRLLDLSGAVEVVLDEADKMLDLGFLADIEKIFQKVAPVRHTQLFSATMPGPIVALARRFMSNPIHIRATDPDEGLTQANIKHLVYRAHSLDKDEVIARILQAEGRGKTVVFTRTKRAAQKLVDELNDRGFNAGAVHGDMSQEARERSMAAFKAGKKDVLIATDVAARGIDVDDVTHVINHTIPDDEKTYLHRAGRTGRAGKTGIAITFVDWDDLHKWALINRALEFGQPEPVETYSSSPHLYTDLDIPAGTKGRIAKAPKTEAVRTQRPAPERAVDAAADGTGEAGTRRRRRRRSGSSAVGSTFAEGASAGADAAASTSDDASRSADGAGTHDGTGSEHHDGKPAPARRRRRRRGAAGGAPAAPPVAGA; via the coding sequence GTGACGACATTCGCTGAACTCGGAATCGATCCCGACATCGTGGAGGCCCTCGCCTCCAAGGGCATCGTGGACGCCTTCCCCATTCAGGAGCAGACGATTCCTCTGGGGCTGCCGGGCCAGGACATCATCGGTCAGGCCAAGACGGGCACGGGCAAGACCTTCGGTTTCGGCATTCCCGTGGTCCAGCGTCTCGGCCTCGACCCGGCGCCGGGTGTGAAGGCGCTCATCGTCGTTCCGACCCGTGAGCTGGCCGTCCAGGTCTACGAAGACATGGACATGCTCACCCAGAACCGCTCGACGAGCGTGGTCGCCATCTACGGCGGCAAGGCGTACGAGGGTCAGATCGACCAGCTGAAAGCCGGTGCGCAGATCGTCGTCGGCACACCGGGTCGCCTGATCGATCTCAACAACCAGCGCCTGCTCGATCTGAGCGGCGCGGTGGAGGTCGTGCTCGATGAGGCCGACAAGATGCTCGATCTCGGCTTCCTCGCCGACATCGAGAAGATCTTCCAGAAGGTCGCGCCGGTGCGTCACACCCAGCTGTTCTCCGCGACGATGCCCGGCCCGATCGTCGCTCTCGCGCGCCGGTTCATGAGCAACCCGATCCACATCCGGGCGACCGATCCCGACGAGGGTCTGACGCAGGCCAACATCAAGCACCTCGTCTACCGGGCGCATTCGCTCGACAAGGATGAGGTGATCGCCCGCATCCTGCAGGCAGAGGGTCGCGGCAAGACGGTCGTCTTCACCCGCACCAAGCGCGCCGCTCAGAAGCTGGTGGACGAGCTGAACGACCGCGGGTTCAATGCGGGTGCCGTGCACGGCGACATGAGCCAGGAGGCGCGTGAGCGGTCGATGGCCGCGTTCAAGGCCGGCAAGAAGGACGTGCTGATCGCCACCGACGTCGCCGCCCGCGGTATCGATGTGGACGACGTCACCCACGTCATCAACCACACGATCCCGGACGACGAGAAGACCTACCTGCACCGCGCGGGACGCACCGGCCGCGCCGGCAAGACGGGTATCGCCATCACCTTCGTCGACTGGGACGACCTGCACAAGTGGGCCCTGATCAACCGGGCGCTCGAGTTCGGGCAGCCGGAGCCGGTCGAGACGTACTCGTCGAGCCCGCACCTGTACACCGACCTGGACATCCCGGCGGGGACCAAGGGCCGCATCGCGAAGGCGCCCAAGACGGAGGCGGTGCGCACGCAGCGCCCGGCACCCGAGCGGGCGGTGGATGCCGCGGCCGACGGGACCGGTGAGGCCGGCACGCGTCGTCGCCGTCGCCGTCGCTCCGGATCGTCAGCGGTCGGATCGACCTTCGCCGAGGGTGCATCGGCGGGCGCCGATGCCGCCGCATCCACGTCCGACGACGCTTCCCGCTCCGCCGACGGCGCCGGTACGCACGACGGCACCGGCAGCGAGCACCACGACGGCAAGCCCGCCCCCGCGCGTCGCCGTCGGCGCCGCCGCGGCGCGGCTGGCGGCGCGCCGGCCGCTCCCCCCGTCGCCGGCGCCTGA
- a CDS encoding PHP domain-containing protein: protein MVVSSVQERMPRFRGPSDLHLHSDHSDGTEPPARVMAAAHAVGLHTAALTDHDTTSGWSEAAEAAASLGMTLIPGMELSARHEWRSIHVLAYLFEPEHAGLRALTDRIRHSRLTRAQTMAERIGRDYDLTWDDILAQTTVGATVGRPHLADALIARGYVRDRGEAFAGILHPGSDYYVDLYAPDPVTAVSAVVDAGGVPIIAHPAGRGGLLPAQLLGRMLDAGLAGFELGHRENREPALGALRTLVAERDLIVTGSSDYHGLGKPNQPGEFTTADEMVQRIIERATGSAPVFA, encoded by the coding sequence ATGGTCGTGTCGTCGGTTCAGGAGCGGATGCCGCGGTTTCGCGGGCCCAGCGACCTGCACCTGCACTCCGACCATTCGGACGGTACTGAGCCTCCGGCGCGGGTGATGGCCGCGGCGCATGCGGTGGGTCTGCACACCGCCGCCCTGACCGACCACGACACCACGTCGGGCTGGTCGGAGGCCGCGGAGGCGGCCGCCTCGCTGGGCATGACGTTGATTCCGGGCATGGAGCTGTCGGCTCGTCACGAGTGGCGCAGCATCCACGTGCTCGCCTACCTGTTCGAACCGGAGCATGCGGGGTTGCGTGCGCTGACCGACCGGATCCGCCACTCGCGTCTGACGCGCGCCCAGACGATGGCCGAGCGGATCGGTCGTGACTACGACCTCACCTGGGACGACATCCTCGCCCAGACGACGGTCGGGGCGACCGTGGGGCGGCCGCACCTGGCCGACGCGCTCATCGCGCGCGGCTACGTCCGCGATCGGGGGGAGGCCTTCGCCGGCATCCTGCACCCCGGCAGCGACTACTACGTCGACCTGTATGCGCCGGATCCGGTGACCGCGGTGTCCGCTGTCGTGGATGCCGGAGGTGTGCCGATCATCGCTCATCCGGCCGGCCGCGGCGGGCTGCTCCCCGCCCAGCTGCTGGGTCGCATGCTCGACGCCGGGCTCGCGGGATTCGAACTCGGTCATCGGGAGAATCGCGAGCCGGCTCTCGGGGCGCTGCGCACGCTCGTGGCGGAGCGGGATCTCATCGTGACCGGCTCCAGCGACTATCACGGGTTGGGAAAGCCGAACCAGCCGGGCGAGTTCACGACCGCCGACGAGATGGTGCAGCGCATCATCGAGAGGGCGACGGGCAGCGCGCCCGTCTTCGCCTGA